A window from Culex pipiens pallens isolate TS chromosome 3, TS_CPP_V2, whole genome shotgun sequence encodes these proteins:
- the LOC120425225 gene encoding odorant receptor 4-like: MAKTKVAFNNPQPVKPPPTSVLKFDSFIQLLRVIGTVCGAVNYDEQHLAKPSRWIKFKRIFFWFTYVHDLLCIALEIAYFVEAVQRMASLAHLMVLVVCIGFLTYTIIKLTMHKLHEVELNEILIQLKDLYPDTLDTKPAEEYRRHIWFLKLFSVLYVVVLVVFNVIFYAPSITVLIKTGQWEKILPFYLKYWYDWRKPVVFELTFLHQIWVSSSAVTGVLLADTLYCTIILLISMQFELLGKRLEESELDEPELVKCVEKHLLLIDVCARFERIYSPSLLVTFVGSSGVICCCLFLTSAGENMGEAVRFSVLLFVYIMNIFLLCYYGSVLMEKSSNIAHHVYQSQWYNNCKKDQKTLLMILIRGQQEEKMTALKFTTVSLPCFSGVSFP, encoded by the exons ATGGCAAAGACAAAGGTTGCATTCAACAATCCGCAACCTGTGAAACCGCCCCCCACGTCGGTTTTAAAGTTTGACTCCTTCATCCAATTGCTCCGCGTCATCGGCACCGTTTGCGGCGCAGTGAACTACGATGAGCAACATCTGGCCAAACCATCTCGTTGGATCAAATTCAAACGGATTTTCTTCTGGTTCACCTACGTCCATGACTTGCTGTGTATCGCGCTGGAAATCGCCTACTTTGTCGAGGCAGTCCAAAGAATGGCTAGTTTGGCTCATCTGATGGTTCTGGTAGTGTGTATTGGCTTTTTGACTTACACGATCATCAAACTGACCATGCACAAGCTGCATGAAGTCGAGCTGAACGAGATTCTGATTCAGCTGAAGGATCTTTACCCCGACACACTGGATACCAAGCCTGCCGAAGAGTATCGCCGACATATCTGGTTCCTGAAGTTGTTCTCGGTGCTCTACGTTGTGGTTCTCGTCGTATTCAACGTCATTTTCTATGCCCCGTCCATTACCGTTTTGATTAAAACCGGTCAGTGGGAAAAGATTCTGCCGTTTTATCTGAAATATTGGTACGACTGGCGCAAACCGGTCGTGTTCGAGTTGACCTTTCTGCACCAGATTTGGGTATCCTCGTCGGCCGTTACCGGAGTCCTGCTGGCGGACACACTGTACTGTACGATCATTCTGCTGATTTCAATGCAATTTGAGCTGCTTGGCAAGCGGTTGGAAGAATCCGAGCTGGACGAGCCAGAGCTGGTCAAGTGCGTTGAGAAGCACTTACTGCTGATCGATGTCTGTGCACGATTTGAGCGAATTTATTCCCCGTCCTTGTTGGTGACTTTCGTGGGAAGCTCCGGCGTCATCTGTTGCTGTTTGTTTCTGACCTCAGCAGGGGAAAACATGGGCGAAGCGGTGCGATTCTCGGTGCTGCTATTCGTGTACATCATGAACATTTTCCTGCTTTGCTACTATGGGAGTGTGCTTATGGAAAag AGTTCAAACATAGCTCACCACGTGTACCAAAGTCAGTGGTACAACAACTGCAAAAAGGACCAGAAAACATTGCTTATGATACTGATTCGAGGACAGCAGGAAGAGAAAATGACTGCCCTCAAATTTACAACCGTGTCGTTGCCGTGTTTTTCCGGGGTTAGTTTCCCTTGA
- the LOC120425216 gene encoding odorant receptor 85c-like → MHVGNSKISQAISRAFDTNMNDLVRFESFIRVPEIFYGMIGIARYGEPRNTTKARLKQLFFWSSYANTIFCLIIEHIYFFRAAGNFTNFLELTALAPCIGFTALSIVKIMTIKMNEAKLNGILDRLKELFPVTHLEQTRYRTHQYNLESQMVMKSFSILYMILIWIFNLLPLVSMLVNYLMSGVLVRELPYFMWYWYDWHREGLYEITFFHQNWGAFDSAVFNLCTDLMFCAVILLMCLQFDIIAVRLRAAKDDPQELISCVQLHQTVLELGDQLESIFSPSILVNFLGSSVIICLVGFQATSQISAFDLFKFVLFLISSLVQVFLLCYYGNKLIEASSQIPYAAFQGEWYLADVRYKKSLLFLMARAGKWQKLTAMKFSVVSLASFTGILSTAFSYFTLLKTIYDPSEK, encoded by the exons ATGCATGTGGGCAACTCCAAGATTTCGCAGGCAATTAGTCGAG CATTCGATACCAACATGAACGACCTGGTGCGGTTCGAGTCGTTCATCCGAGTGCCGGAGATCTTCTACGGCATGATTGGGATTGCGCGGTACGGTGAACCCCGCAACACGACCAAAGCCCGGCTGAAGCAGCTGTTCTTTTGGAGTTCGTACGCGAATACCATTTTCTGTCTGATCATCGAGCACATTTACTTCTTTCGAGCGGCCGGGAATTTCACCAACTTTCTGGAGTTAACTGCGTTGGCACCGTGCATCGGGTTCACCGCGCTGTCCATCGTCAAGATCATGACCATCAAGATGAACGAAGCTAAACTGAACGGAATCCTGGACCGGTTGAAGGAGCTTTTCCCGGTGACCCACCTGGAGCAGACACGATACCGGACGCATCAGTACAACCTCGAGTCCCAAATGGTCATGAAATCGTTCTCGATTTTGTACATGATTCTGATCTGGATCTTCAACCTGCTGCCACTGGTATCGATGTTGGTGAATTACCTGATGAGTGGAGTTCTGGTTCGAGAGCTGCCCTACTTTATGTGGTACTGGTACGACTGGCACCGGGAAGGACTCTACGAGATCACCTTCTTCCATCAAAACTGGGGCGCGTTCGATTCGGCCGTGTTCAACCTCTGTACGGATCTGATGTTCTGCGCGGTGATCTTGCTGATGTGCTTGCAATTTGATATAATAGCGGTCCGACTGCGAGCTGCCAAGGACGACCCGCAAGAACTGATCAGCTGCGTTCAGCTTCACCAGACCGTACTTGAACTGGGTGATCAGCTGGAGAGCATCTTCTCGCCGTCGATCTTGGTGAATTTCCTCGGCAGTTCCGTGATCATCTGCCTGGTGGGATTTCAAGCCACGTCTCAGATCAGCGCGTTCGATCTGTTCAAatttgtgttgtttttaatttcgTCGCTGGTGCAAGTTTTTCTCCTCTGCTACTACGGAAATAAGCTGATTGAAGCT AGCTCCCAAATACCGTACGCGGCATTCCAAGGGGAATGGTACCTGGCGGATGTGCGTTATAAAAAGTCGTTGCTTTTCCTGATGGCCCGGGCAGGAAAGTGGCAGAAACTTACCGCCATGAAATTTTCCGTGGTCTCGTTGGCGAGCTTCACGGGG ATTTTGAGCACGGCATTCTCATATTTTACACTATTGAAAACTATTTATGATCCAAGCGAGAAATAA
- the LOC120425226 gene encoding glycine receptor subunit alpha-3 isoform X1, which yields MQLDYDILLTFTVLTACITSIAGENYQTGLTFNDILPEDPKLYDKMRPPKKEGQPTTVLFHVTVMGLDSIDETSMTYAADIFFAQTWKDHRLRLPENMTSEYRLLEVEWLKNMWRPDSFFKNAKSVTFQTMTIPNHYMWLYKDKTILYMVKLTLRLSCAMNFLIYPHDTQECKLQMESLSHTTDDMIFQWDPEVPLVVDENIELPQLALLRNYTADCTQVYSTGNFTCLEVVFELKRRLGYYLFHTYIPTCLIVIMSWVSFWIKPEAAPARVTLGVTSLLTLSTQHAKSQASLPPVSYLKAVDAFMSVCTIFVFMALMEYCLVNIVLGDSEPPTPPKPHPPPKLDRFIDLATTRNGKRGSRNLENNEVTVNTFQRQLAELPPGVLESTLLLSPVPHIQAIPPPPAKPASAIPKLTPAQIRLKRAINIDRFSRVFFPLLFTLLNLAYWIMFYEYI from the exons ATGCAATTAGACTATGATATCCTGCTAACGTTCACTGTACTGACAGCATGTATCACAAGCATCGCCGGAGAGAACTACCA AACCGGTCTCACCTTCAATGACATCCTTCCGGAAGATCCCAAGCTGTACGACAAAATGCGCCCGCCAAAAAAGGAAGGCCAGCCGACGACGGTGCTGTTCCACGTCACGGTCATGGGACTGGACTCGATCGACGAGACGTCCATGACGTACGCGGCGGACATCTTCTTCGCGCAAACCTGGAAGGACCACCGGCTGCGGCTGCCGGAGAACATGACCTCCGAGTACCGGCTGCTGGAGGTCGAGTGGCTCAAGAACATGTGGCGGCCGGACTCGTTCTTCAAGAACGCCAAGTCGGTCACGTTCCAAACGATGACCATCCCCAACCACTACATGTGGCTGTACAAGGACAAGACGATCCTGTACATGGTGAAGCTGACGCTGCGGCTGTCCTGCGCCATGAACTTCCTGATCTATCCCCACGACACCCAGGAGTGTAAGCTGCAGATGGAGAGTC TCTCTCACACCACCGACGATATGATCTTCCAGTGGGACCCGGAGGTACCGCTGGTCGTGGACGAGAACATCGAGCTTCCCCAACTGGCGTTGCTGCGGAACTACACGGCCGACTGTACCCAGGTGTACTCGACCGGTAACTTCACCTGTCTGGAAGTGGTATTTGAGCTGAAACGTCGTCTCGGCTACTATCTCTTCCACACGTACATCCCGACCTGTCTGATTGTCATCATGTCG TGGGTCTCGTTCTGGATCAAACCGGAGGCCGCCCCAGCTCGCGTGACCCTCGGAGTGACATCACTGCTGACCCTTTCGACGCAACACGCCAAATCGCAAGCCTCCCTACCCCCGGTGTCCTACCTGAAGGCCGTCGACGCGTTCATGTCCGTCTGTACGATCTTCGTGTTCATGGCCCTGATGGAGTACTGCCTGGTCAACATCGTACTGGGCGACTCGGAACCCCCGACGCCCCCAAAACCACACCCGCCGCCCAAACTGGACCGGTTCATCGACCTGGCCACGACGCGGAACGGCAAACGGGGCAGCCGGAATCTCGAAAACAACGAAGTCACGGTCAACACGTTCCAGCGACAG TTGGCAGAGCTGCCGCCAGGAGTGCTA GAAAGCACCCTGCTGCTGTCACCGGTTCCGCACATCCAGGCGATACCACCCCCGCCGGCCAAACCGGCCTCCGCAATTCCGAAGCTTACGCCGGCCCAGATCCGGCTCAAGCGTGCCATCAACATCGATCGGTTCTCGCGGGTGTTCTTTCCGCTGCTGTTTACGCTGCTCAACCTCGCCTACTGGATCATGTTCTACGAGTACATCTAA
- the LOC120425226 gene encoding glycine receptor subunit alpha-3 isoform X2 translates to MQLDYDILLTFTVLTACITSIAGENYQTGLTFNDILPEDPKLYDKMRPPKKEGQPTTVLFHVTVMGLDSIDETSMTYAADIFFAQTWKDHRLRLPENMTSEYRLLEVEWLKNMWRPDSFFKNAKSVTFQTMTIPNHYMWLYKDKTILYMVKLTLRLSCAMNFLIYPHDTQECKLQMESLSHTTDDMIFQWDPEVPLVVDENIELPQLALLRNYTADCTQVYSTGNFTCLEVVFELKRRLGYYLFHTYIPTCLIVIMSWVSFWIKPEAAPARVTLGVTSLLTLSTQHAKSQASLPPVSYLKAVDAFMSVCTIFVFMALMEYCLVNIVLGDSEPPTPPKPHPPPKLDRFIDLATTRNGKRGSRNLENNEVTVNTFQRQESTLLLSPVPHIQAIPPPPAKPASAIPKLTPAQIRLKRAINIDRFSRVFFPLLFTLLNLAYWIMFYEYI, encoded by the exons ATGCAATTAGACTATGATATCCTGCTAACGTTCACTGTACTGACAGCATGTATCACAAGCATCGCCGGAGAGAACTACCA AACCGGTCTCACCTTCAATGACATCCTTCCGGAAGATCCCAAGCTGTACGACAAAATGCGCCCGCCAAAAAAGGAAGGCCAGCCGACGACGGTGCTGTTCCACGTCACGGTCATGGGACTGGACTCGATCGACGAGACGTCCATGACGTACGCGGCGGACATCTTCTTCGCGCAAACCTGGAAGGACCACCGGCTGCGGCTGCCGGAGAACATGACCTCCGAGTACCGGCTGCTGGAGGTCGAGTGGCTCAAGAACATGTGGCGGCCGGACTCGTTCTTCAAGAACGCCAAGTCGGTCACGTTCCAAACGATGACCATCCCCAACCACTACATGTGGCTGTACAAGGACAAGACGATCCTGTACATGGTGAAGCTGACGCTGCGGCTGTCCTGCGCCATGAACTTCCTGATCTATCCCCACGACACCCAGGAGTGTAAGCTGCAGATGGAGAGTC TCTCTCACACCACCGACGATATGATCTTCCAGTGGGACCCGGAGGTACCGCTGGTCGTGGACGAGAACATCGAGCTTCCCCAACTGGCGTTGCTGCGGAACTACACGGCCGACTGTACCCAGGTGTACTCGACCGGTAACTTCACCTGTCTGGAAGTGGTATTTGAGCTGAAACGTCGTCTCGGCTACTATCTCTTCCACACGTACATCCCGACCTGTCTGATTGTCATCATGTCG TGGGTCTCGTTCTGGATCAAACCGGAGGCCGCCCCAGCTCGCGTGACCCTCGGAGTGACATCACTGCTGACCCTTTCGACGCAACACGCCAAATCGCAAGCCTCCCTACCCCCGGTGTCCTACCTGAAGGCCGTCGACGCGTTCATGTCCGTCTGTACGATCTTCGTGTTCATGGCCCTGATGGAGTACTGCCTGGTCAACATCGTACTGGGCGACTCGGAACCCCCGACGCCCCCAAAACCACACCCGCCGCCCAAACTGGACCGGTTCATCGACCTGGCCACGACGCGGAACGGCAAACGGGGCAGCCGGAATCTCGAAAACAACGAAGTCACGGTCAACACGTTCCAGCGACAG GAAAGCACCCTGCTGCTGTCACCGGTTCCGCACATCCAGGCGATACCACCCCCGCCGGCCAAACCGGCCTCCGCAATTCCGAAGCTTACGCCGGCCCAGATCCGGCTCAAGCGTGCCATCAACATCGATCGGTTCTCGCGGGTGTTCTTTCCGCTGCTGTTTACGCTGCTCAACCTCGCCTACTGGATCATGTTCTACGAGTACATCTAA